A window from Pangasianodon hypophthalmus isolate fPanHyp1 chromosome 16, fPanHyp1.pri, whole genome shotgun sequence encodes these proteins:
- the rybpa gene encoding RING1 and YY1-binding protein A isoform X2: MGDKKSPSRPKRHAKPCADDGFWDCSVCTFRNSAEAFKCSMCDVRKGTSTRKPRLNSQLVAQQVAQQYATPPPAKKDRRERTERDDHYDIDNSDSDRPSVDNSDSDRLGPDSSHLERGHTHKDRRQERIGLDKHQLVQTSVERRPERAGLNQELHRELMDKVHSHRPHMEKDHHTGASGTQVAEKEDMKKGKVEKALVDKHKEREKLPGSNKKPTAKKMKPKILNKGPPSERSSMKSGKSATKSNKSIISRPKLKNIDRSSAQQLAITVGNVTVIITDFKEKTRSSSTSSSTATSSSGSSEQQHLSSSSESTDRGSSRASTPRRDLTSGHNELL; encoded by the exons ATGGGCGACAAGAAAAGCCCATCCAG GCCAAAAAGACACGCCAAGCCCTGTGCAGACGACGGATTTTGGGACTGTAGTGTCTGCACGTTCCGCAACAGCGCCGAGGCGTTCAAATGCAGCATGTGTGATGTGCGCAAAGGCACGTCCACAAG AAAACCTCGCCTGAACTCGCAGCTTGTGGCGCAACAAGTAGCGCAGCAGTACGCCACCCCTCCCCCAGCTAAGAAAGACAGGAGGGAGCGCACAGAGCGAGACGATCACTACGACATAGACAATTCAGACTCGGACAGGCCAAGCGTAGACAACTCTGACTCGGACAGACTGGGCCCAGACAGCAGTCACTTGGagagaggacacacacataaGGACAGGAGACAGGAGCGCATTGGATTGGACAAACATCAGCTAGTACAAACGTCAGTGGAAAGGAGGCCTGAGAGAGCAGGTCTAAACCAGGAACTGCACAGAGAACTTATGGATAAAGTTCATTCACACAGGCCACACATGGAAAAAGACCATCACACAGGAGCATCCGGGACACAAGTGGCCGAGAAGGAGGACATGAAGAAAGGCAAAGTAGAAAAGGCATTGGTGGATAAGCACAAAGAGAGGGAAAAGTTGCCTGGTTCCAACAAAAAGCCCACTGCCAAGAAGATGAA ACCCAAGATCCTTAATAAAGGTCCTCCTAGTGAAAGAAGCAGCATGAAATCTGGCAAATCAGCCACTAAGAGCAACAAATCTATTATTTCAAG GCCTAAGCTGAAGAACATAGACCGAAGCTCAGCTCAGCAGCTGGCCATAACAGTGGGCAACGTTACAGTCATCATCACAGACTTTAAGGAGAAGACAcgctcctcctccacctcttcATCCACTGCCACTTCCAGCAGCGGCAGCTCCGAACAGCAACACCTGAGCTCCAGTTCGGAGAGTACGGACAGGGGGTCATCCCGTGCCTCTACCCCACGCAGAGACCTTACTTCTGGACACAATGAGCTCCTTTGA
- the rybpa gene encoding RING1 and YY1-binding protein A isoform X1 — protein sequence MAEPYSRLSRFRQRNSGDASSPRPKRHAKPCADDGFWDCSVCTFRNSAEAFKCSMCDVRKGTSTRKPRLNSQLVAQQVAQQYATPPPAKKDRRERTERDDHYDIDNSDSDRPSVDNSDSDRLGPDSSHLERGHTHKDRRQERIGLDKHQLVQTSVERRPERAGLNQELHRELMDKVHSHRPHMEKDHHTGASGTQVAEKEDMKKGKVEKALVDKHKEREKLPGSNKKPTAKKMKPKILNKGPPSERSSMKSGKSATKSNKSIISRPKLKNIDRSSAQQLAITVGNVTVIITDFKEKTRSSSTSSSTATSSSGSSEQQHLSSSSESTDRGSSRASTPRRDLTSGHNELL from the exons ATGGCGGAGCCTTATTCCCGGCTCTCCAGATTTAGACAAAGGAATTCAGGAGACGCCTCGTCTCCTCG GCCAAAAAGACACGCCAAGCCCTGTGCAGACGACGGATTTTGGGACTGTAGTGTCTGCACGTTCCGCAACAGCGCCGAGGCGTTCAAATGCAGCATGTGTGATGTGCGCAAAGGCACGTCCACAAG AAAACCTCGCCTGAACTCGCAGCTTGTGGCGCAACAAGTAGCGCAGCAGTACGCCACCCCTCCCCCAGCTAAGAAAGACAGGAGGGAGCGCACAGAGCGAGACGATCACTACGACATAGACAATTCAGACTCGGACAGGCCAAGCGTAGACAACTCTGACTCGGACAGACTGGGCCCAGACAGCAGTCACTTGGagagaggacacacacataaGGACAGGAGACAGGAGCGCATTGGATTGGACAAACATCAGCTAGTACAAACGTCAGTGGAAAGGAGGCCTGAGAGAGCAGGTCTAAACCAGGAACTGCACAGAGAACTTATGGATAAAGTTCATTCACACAGGCCACACATGGAAAAAGACCATCACACAGGAGCATCCGGGACACAAGTGGCCGAGAAGGAGGACATGAAGAAAGGCAAAGTAGAAAAGGCATTGGTGGATAAGCACAAAGAGAGGGAAAAGTTGCCTGGTTCCAACAAAAAGCCCACTGCCAAGAAGATGAA ACCCAAGATCCTTAATAAAGGTCCTCCTAGTGAAAGAAGCAGCATGAAATCTGGCAAATCAGCCACTAAGAGCAACAAATCTATTATTTCAAG GCCTAAGCTGAAGAACATAGACCGAAGCTCAGCTCAGCAGCTGGCCATAACAGTGGGCAACGTTACAGTCATCATCACAGACTTTAAGGAGAAGACAcgctcctcctccacctcttcATCCACTGCCACTTCCAGCAGCGGCAGCTCCGAACAGCAACACCTGAGCTCCAGTTCGGAGAGTACGGACAGGGGGTCATCCCGTGCCTCTACCCCACGCAGAGACCTTACTTCTGGACACAATGAGCTCCTTTGA